In Flammeovirgaceae bacterium 311, one DNA window encodes the following:
- a CDS encoding SNF2-like protein (COG0553 Superfamily II DNA/RNA helicases, SNF2 family), producing MQEDDQPVETNNSTNQGHTFAIHNFSPAVLNTGFILTNSSEQLPTTGRSPNAVLPQMIRINRALFAGSSPADGFPAVEVALAEGSLQLHCDCAATTTTRLCEYQALVLHTIINRREIRVFFDAGLRHDTIREVAKEYGLEEEKALDDYFLLEWDGREISIKSKRKELFPLNAFTGKKIEEQLLPKPATALPHLSQGSSSTKMIVVLSQHRFYNHLNLELFLAATTREGKPKNPLTPLAPLDLIWKTEQQQELKFYSAIQKFQNNFNTERSASDIQGLKALVKNPLGLDFYYHDARASVNTTAPSLVPVQLKNLSPELRLYVHQKGDFYEVSGQLVVADGVHELHALRIRYQYFVLIGGTLYLIDKLEFLAVIDFFKQYNYTLLIHRSRFEEFKEGVLARLEQRVRIHYTYYKPATPQQLQEVGFGQGAGSSGVEQLIYLQDSDAFVLITPVMRYGEVEIPILSKKQLYATDAKGNPFAMERDERAELEFLARLLQQHPDFEGQLYEEGSYLYFDCFYLHRDRFLDENWFLDAFEAWQQQGIRVLGFNQLSKNKLNPHKAKVSVTVNSGVDWFDTHVAVKYGNQKASLKHLQKALRNRSRFVQLGDGSQGLLPAEWIERFAKFFAAAEVVDDSLRTPKTNFRGIREMYDEEVLSEEVKEELALIEDRFAGFERIEEVAVPTALKANMRTYQKQGLSWLNFLDEWGFGGILADDMGLGKTLQILAFILSQREKGHTTANLVVVPTTLIFNWQAEVQKFTPSLRVLTLWGSGRIKDVAEFGDYDIILTSYGTLLQDVRFLKQYRFNYIFLDESQAIKNPESQRYKAARLLQARNRIVITGTPLENNTFDLYSQLSFACPGLLGNKQHFKEQYSARIDKFKDSRKARELQQKISPFILRRTKEGVAPELPEKTEMLLLCEMGPEQRRVYNAYAREFRDFLLTKEGVDIDRNSLHVLQGLTKLRQICNSPLLLNDAQYYSSDSAKIEVLLEQIESKAPHHKILVFSQFVAMLELIKVELTSRGIPYEYLTGKTRNRQGKVEAFQNNSSVRVFLISLKAGGTGLNLTEADYVYLVDPWWNPAVENQAIDRTHRIGQQKKVVAVRLVTPDTIEEKMMLLQESKAALAGDLVKADAGGLKALTREDLLGLLE from the coding sequence ATGCAGGAAGACGATCAGCCAGTTGAAACCAACAACAGCACAAATCAGGGGCATACTTTTGCCATACATAATTTCTCTCCTGCAGTGCTCAACACCGGCTTTATTCTCACCAACAGCAGCGAACAGCTCCCGACAACAGGCCGAAGCCCTAATGCTGTGCTTCCCCAGATGATCAGGATAAACAGGGCGCTTTTTGCGGGCTCCTCCCCTGCCGATGGCTTTCCGGCGGTGGAGGTGGCACTGGCAGAGGGCAGCCTGCAGCTCCACTGCGACTGCGCTGCCACCACCACCACCAGACTCTGTGAGTACCAGGCACTGGTGCTGCACACCATCATCAATCGCCGGGAGATCCGCGTTTTTTTTGATGCCGGGCTGCGCCACGACACCATCCGGGAGGTGGCAAAGGAGTATGGCCTGGAAGAGGAAAAAGCGCTGGATGACTACTTTCTGCTGGAATGGGATGGGAGGGAGATCAGCATAAAATCAAAAAGAAAAGAGCTTTTCCCGCTCAATGCTTTTACCGGCAAAAAGATAGAGGAGCAGCTGCTGCCAAAGCCTGCCACTGCCCTGCCCCACCTCTCCCAGGGCAGCAGCAGCACTAAAATGATTGTGGTGCTAAGCCAGCACCGCTTCTACAACCATTTAAACCTGGAGCTCTTCCTGGCCGCCACCACCCGCGAGGGAAAGCCCAAGAACCCCCTAACCCCACTGGCGCCCCTGGACCTGATCTGGAAAACGGAGCAGCAGCAGGAGCTGAAGTTTTACTCGGCCATCCAGAAATTCCAGAATAACTTCAATACCGAAAGATCGGCCTCCGACATACAGGGCCTGAAGGCTTTGGTGAAAAACCCGCTAGGCCTGGACTTCTACTACCACGATGCCCGAGCCTCGGTAAACACCACGGCCCCATCGCTGGTGCCGGTGCAGCTCAAAAACCTTAGTCCGGAGCTTCGCCTCTATGTACACCAGAAAGGGGATTTCTACGAAGTATCGGGGCAGCTGGTGGTGGCCGACGGGGTTCATGAGCTCCATGCCCTGCGGATTCGCTACCAGTATTTTGTGCTGATCGGCGGCACGCTTTACCTGATCGATAAGCTGGAGTTCCTGGCGGTGATCGACTTTTTTAAACAGTACAACTATACCCTGCTGATACACCGCAGCCGGTTTGAGGAGTTCAAAGAAGGGGTGCTCGCGCGGCTGGAGCAGCGGGTGCGCATCCACTACACCTATTACAAACCGGCCACCCCGCAGCAGCTGCAGGAGGTAGGCTTTGGGCAGGGGGCAGGCAGCAGCGGGGTGGAGCAGCTTATTTACCTGCAGGATTCGGATGCTTTTGTGCTCATTACCCCGGTGATGCGGTACGGCGAGGTAGAGATCCCTATTCTCTCTAAAAAACAGCTCTATGCCACCGATGCGAAGGGCAATCCTTTTGCCATGGAGCGCGATGAAAGGGCCGAGCTGGAGTTCCTGGCCCGCCTGCTGCAGCAGCACCCGGATTTTGAGGGCCAGCTCTACGAGGAAGGTTCTTACCTGTACTTCGACTGCTTTTACCTGCACCGGGATCGCTTCCTGGACGAAAACTGGTTTTTAGATGCCTTTGAGGCCTGGCAGCAGCAGGGCATCCGGGTGCTGGGCTTTAACCAGCTAAGCAAAAACAAGCTGAACCCGCACAAGGCAAAGGTTTCGGTTACGGTGAACAGTGGCGTAGACTGGTTCGATACCCACGTAGCGGTAAAGTACGGCAATCAGAAAGCCTCGCTGAAGCACCTGCAGAAAGCCCTGCGCAACCGCAGCCGCTTTGTGCAGCTGGGCGATGGCAGCCAGGGTCTGCTGCCTGCCGAATGGATTGAGCGCTTTGCTAAATTTTTTGCAGCCGCAGAGGTGGTAGACGACAGCCTGCGCACCCCAAAAACAAACTTCAGGGGCATCCGCGAAATGTACGACGAAGAGGTGCTCTCGGAGGAGGTTAAGGAGGAACTTGCGCTGATTGAAGACAGGTTTGCCGGGTTTGAGCGCATTGAGGAGGTGGCCGTTCCGACAGCCCTAAAAGCAAACATGCGGACTTACCAGAAGCAGGGCCTCAGCTGGCTTAATTTTCTCGACGAATGGGGGTTTGGCGGCATCCTGGCCGATGATATGGGTCTGGGCAAAACGCTGCAGATCCTGGCCTTCATCCTCTCCCAGCGCGAGAAAGGGCATACAACCGCCAACCTGGTGGTGGTGCCAACCACGCTAATTTTTAACTGGCAGGCCGAGGTGCAGAAGTTTACCCCCAGCCTGCGCGTGCTCACCCTCTGGGGTTCCGGCCGGATTAAGGATGTGGCGGAGTTTGGGGACTATGACATTATCCTCACCTCCTACGGCACCCTGCTGCAGGACGTCCGCTTCCTGAAGCAGTACCGCTTTAACTACATTTTCCTGGACGAGTCGCAGGCCATCAAAAACCCCGAATCGCAGCGCTACAAAGCTGCCCGCCTGCTGCAGGCGCGCAACCGCATTGTAATCACCGGTACGCCGCTGGAGAACAATACCTTTGACCTCTACAGCCAGCTCTCCTTTGCCTGCCCCGGACTGCTGGGCAACAAGCAGCATTTTAAGGAGCAGTACTCGGCCCGCATCGATAAGTTTAAGGATAGCAGAAAAGCCCGGGAGCTGCAGCAAAAGATCAGCCCCTTTATTCTGCGCCGCACCAAGGAAGGCGTAGCCCCCGAGCTGCCCGAAAAAACCGAAATGCTCCTGCTTTGCGAAATGGGTCCGGAGCAGCGCCGAGTGTACAATGCCTATGCCAGGGAATTCCGCGACTTCCTGCTCACCAAAGAAGGCGTCGACATAGACCGCAACAGCCTGCATGTGCTGCAGGGTCTCACCAAGCTCCGCCAGATCTGCAACTCCCCTCTCCTGCTCAATGACGCCCAATATTACAGCAGCGACTCCGCCAAAATAGAGGTCCTGCTGGAGCAGATCGAAAGCAAGGCGCCCCACCACAAGATCCTGGTCTTCTCCCAGTTTGTGGCCATGCTGGAGCTGATCAAAGTGGAGTTGACGTCACGGGGCATCCCTTACGAATACCTCACCGGCAAGACCCGCAACCGGCAGGGCAAGGTAGAGGCCTTTCAAAACAATAGCAGCGTCCGTGTTTTCCTCATCAGCCTCAAAGCCGGCGGCACCGGCCTCAACCTCACCGAGGCCGACTATGTATACCTGGTAGACCCCTGGTGGAACCCCGCCGTCGAGAACCAGGCCATCGACCGCACCCACCGCATTGGCCAGCAGAAGAAAGTAGTAGCCGTGCGCCTCGTCACCCCCGACACCATAGAAGAGAAAATGATGCTCCTGCAGGAAAGCAAAGCTGCCCTGGCCGGTGATCTGGTGAAGGCTGATGCGGGTGGGTTGAAAGCGCTGACGAGGGAGGATTTGCTTGGGCTGCTGGAGTAA
- a CDS encoding penicillin amidase (COG2366 Protein related to penicillin acylase), translating into MKKLLVFLSISLLVFACSEEKDNIAYYQVDPVEMAKTVTISRDKWGIAHIAGPTDESVLFGLAYARAEDHFQSIEDMVIATIGRQAEVSGEGAVSFDYQIRAFKVVEHAKAEYAGFNNKIKLLCDAYTAGLNYYLSTHPEVKPQLITRFEPWHLLAVERMMWGSFGFSHTGIRDDEVSAYINNNSLEPKMGSNMWAISPKKTKNGNTYLVINPHIPSDQPYEVHLKSEEGLDFYGVMAYGANIIPVLGNNQSIAWSLTVNYPDIGDAFRITFDHPTDTLKYRFDDDYLTAETWTDSIRVKTDSGIVSRKYSFLKTIHGPVLSRHGKQGMSYQSVGVENGGSIPQFYQMSKSTNLKDFKAAIASTSIAYHNFMYADKEGNIMYVYNGTIPKRDESLDWSKPVDGSDPRSRWKGYHSLEELPQLQNPKTGYLQNCNSDPFLTTTAENPDASKFPRYMTQLQRDTERAERSRIMLDSMNGITMEDLERAIMDTYVHRAGETLPALFAEYDRLTQTDQERALKLRQAIKLLKAWDKYASADSKAATLYFIYDELLFKNTMNGSWPRVIALEQTIDLLQKDKGSWEIAWGDVMRHQRVQNNSQYGVTDSLEHFPIAGGPGGTGIMFCLWPGSIEDKVVRRSTGGHSYVAVIEFGDEVKAKSIIPYGVSSHPDSPHYSDQAALYAKGQFKQVLLTDEEINQNLETRYHPGERKK; encoded by the coding sequence ATGAAAAAACTCCTGGTATTCCTTTCCATCAGTTTATTGGTATTTGCATGTTCAGAGGAAAAAGATAATATCGCCTACTATCAGGTTGATCCTGTTGAAATGGCCAAAACAGTAACCATCTCCAGGGATAAATGGGGCATTGCGCATATTGCAGGACCCACAGATGAAAGTGTTCTTTTCGGCCTAGCATATGCCAGGGCCGAAGATCATTTCCAGTCGATCGAAGATATGGTGATTGCCACTATTGGCAGGCAGGCAGAAGTAAGTGGAGAAGGTGCCGTTTCCTTCGATTATCAGATCAGGGCATTTAAGGTAGTTGAGCACGCTAAAGCAGAATACGCAGGCTTCAACAATAAAATAAAACTCCTCTGCGATGCCTATACCGCCGGGCTCAACTACTACTTAAGCACCCATCCCGAAGTAAAACCGCAGCTGATCACCCGCTTCGAACCCTGGCATTTACTGGCAGTAGAAAGAATGATGTGGGGTAGCTTTGGCTTTTCACATACAGGCATCAGAGATGACGAAGTTTCGGCCTACATCAATAACAATAGCCTGGAACCGAAAATGGGCTCGAACATGTGGGCGATAAGTCCTAAAAAAACAAAAAACGGAAACACCTATTTAGTGATCAACCCGCACATTCCATCCGACCAGCCTTATGAAGTTCACCTGAAAAGTGAGGAAGGTCTGGATTTTTACGGTGTGATGGCTTACGGGGCTAATATTATCCCGGTGCTGGGCAATAACCAGTCAATCGCCTGGTCGCTCACTGTTAATTACCCGGATATTGGCGATGCTTTCAGGATTACATTTGACCATCCGACTGATACGCTAAAATACAGGTTTGATGATGACTATTTAACTGCGGAAACCTGGACAGATTCTATCAGGGTTAAAACAGACAGTGGGATTGTCAGCAGGAAGTACAGCTTTCTAAAAACCATTCATGGGCCCGTGCTATCCCGGCATGGGAAACAGGGGATGAGCTACCAATCGGTGGGCGTGGAAAATGGCGGAAGTATTCCGCAGTTTTACCAGATGAGTAAATCCACAAACCTAAAGGATTTTAAAGCCGCCATTGCCAGTACCTCTATTGCCTATCATAATTTTATGTATGCCGATAAAGAGGGCAATATCATGTACGTCTACAATGGCACCATCCCGAAAAGGGACGAATCATTAGACTGGTCAAAACCTGTGGATGGCAGCGACCCCAGGAGCCGGTGGAAAGGGTACCATAGCCTGGAGGAGCTCCCGCAGCTGCAGAACCCAAAAACAGGGTACCTGCAGAACTGTAACTCGGACCCCTTTCTTACGACCACAGCCGAAAACCCTGATGCCAGCAAATTTCCCCGCTACATGACCCAGCTGCAGCGGGACACTGAAAGAGCGGAACGATCACGGATCATGCTGGATAGCATGAATGGGATCACCATGGAAGACCTGGAGCGCGCCATCATGGATACCTATGTGCACAGGGCCGGAGAAACCCTGCCAGCGCTTTTTGCTGAATACGACCGGCTGACACAGACTGATCAAGAAAGGGCCCTGAAATTAAGGCAAGCAATAAAACTCTTAAAGGCATGGGATAAGTATGCCAGTGCAGACTCGAAGGCTGCTACCCTATACTTTATCTACGATGAGCTTTTGTTCAAAAACACTATGAATGGCAGCTGGCCGAGGGTTATCGCGCTGGAACAGACCATTGATCTGCTTCAAAAGGATAAGGGGAGCTGGGAGATTGCCTGGGGGGATGTTATGCGGCATCAGCGTGTACAAAATAACAGCCAGTATGGCGTAACTGATTCTTTAGAACATTTCCCCATAGCTGGAGGACCTGGTGGTACAGGAATTATGTTCTGCCTGTGGCCCGGCAGCATAGAGGATAAAGTAGTCAGAAGGTCAACAGGTGGCCATTCCTATGTGGCAGTTATAGAGTTTGGCGACGAGGTGAAAGCAAAATCGATCATTCCCTATGGCGTGAGCAGCCATCCTGATTCTCCGCATTATTCGGATCAGGCAGCACTTTACGCCAAAGGCCAGTTCAAGCAGGTCCTGCTGACAGATGAAGAAATTAATCAGAATTTAGAAACGAGGTACCACCCGGGAGAAAGAAAAAAGTAG
- a CDS encoding hypothetical protein (COG2442 Uncharacterized conserved protein) yields MNWSEYIETNENRGFGKPVIKGTRLSVEFIVGLLANGWTEAQIFENYPNLKKEHLQAVFSYLNDLLKDEFLFEIKRRSA; encoded by the coding sequence ATGAACTGGTCTGAATATATAGAAACAAATGAAAACAGAGGGTTTGGCAAACCTGTGATAAAAGGGACCAGATTATCTGTTGAGTTTATCGTAGGATTACTAGCCAACGGCTGGACTGAAGCTCAGATATTTGAGAACTATCCCAATTTGAAGAAGGAGCACCTGCAGGCGGTGTTCTCCTATCTAAATGATTTGCTCAAAGACGAGTTTTTATTTGAGATCAAGAGAAGATCTGCCTAA